In Amycolatopsis sp. EV170708-02-1, the following are encoded in one genomic region:
- a CDS encoding FAD-dependent monooxygenase, giving the protein MTTTVLISGAGIAGPALAFWLRKRGFAPTVVERAPALREGGSAVDFRGEQMTLLKRMGILEDIRAKETAMGAQVIVDPRGKKVAQMPSVFFSGEVEIERGDLTRILYDHTKDSTEYVFGDWITGLDELSDGVDVTFAHGAPRRFDLVVGADGLHSGVRRLTFGEEELFRTDLGFHTAGFSAPNHLDLDHLGQICSVPGRTVMVASGRDRSALNVSFVFASESLEVRRRDVEAQKKVLAERYADFGWEIPALLEGLGAADTLYFDSLSQIHLDKWSRGRVVLLGDAAWCAGPGGSGTGLAMMGAYILAGELAAAHGDHEVAFARYEEKLRGPVKISQKQAAGIGTFLAPKTRFMVGYRNFLYRVLGSRPMTKVFTWITSRAANAATLENYDAPVPTRG; this is encoded by the coding sequence ATGACGACCACCGTTCTGATCTCCGGCGCCGGTATCGCGGGTCCGGCCCTCGCCTTCTGGCTGCGGAAGCGCGGTTTCGCGCCGACCGTCGTCGAACGCGCCCCGGCCCTGCGCGAAGGCGGCAGCGCGGTCGACTTCCGCGGCGAGCAGATGACGCTGCTGAAGCGCATGGGAATCCTCGAAGACATCCGCGCGAAGGAAACCGCGATGGGCGCGCAGGTCATCGTCGATCCGCGAGGCAAGAAGGTCGCCCAGATGCCGTCGGTCTTCTTCAGCGGCGAAGTCGAGATCGAGCGCGGAGACCTGACGCGCATCCTCTACGACCACACGAAAGACAGCACCGAGTACGTCTTCGGCGACTGGATCACCGGGCTGGACGAGCTTTCGGACGGCGTCGACGTCACCTTCGCCCACGGCGCCCCGCGCAGATTCGACCTGGTCGTCGGCGCGGACGGGCTGCATTCGGGTGTGCGGCGGCTGACGTTCGGCGAGGAAGAGCTGTTCCGCACCGACCTCGGCTTCCACACCGCGGGGTTCAGCGCGCCCAACCACCTCGACCTCGACCATCTCGGCCAGATCTGCAGCGTTCCCGGCCGGACGGTCATGGTCGCCAGCGGCCGCGATCGCTCCGCTCTCAATGTCAGTTTCGTCTTCGCGTCGGAGTCGCTGGAGGTGCGGCGGCGCGACGTCGAGGCGCAGAAGAAGGTCCTCGCCGAGCGCTACGCCGACTTCGGCTGGGAGATCCCGGCGCTGCTGGAGGGCCTTGGCGCCGCCGACACGCTGTACTTCGATTCGCTCAGCCAGATCCACCTCGACAAGTGGTCGCGGGGCCGGGTCGTGCTGCTCGGTGACGCGGCCTGGTGCGCCGGCCCCGGCGGTTCGGGCACCGGGCTCGCGATGATGGGCGCGTACATCCTGGCGGGGGAGCTCGCCGCCGCGCACGGAGACCACGAGGTCGCTTTCGCGCGCTATGAAGAGAAACTGCGTGGTCCGGTGAAGATCTCGCAGAAGCAGGCGGCCGGCATCGGCACGTTCCTCGCGCCGAAGACGCGGTTCATGGTCGGCTATCGGAACTTCCTGTACCGCGTGCTGGGCTCGCGGCCGATGACCAAGGTGTTCACGTGGATCACCTCACGGGCGGCGAACGCGGCGACGCTGGAAAACTATGACGCTCCGGTGCCCACGCGGGGATAG
- a CDS encoding TetR/AcrR family transcriptional regulator yields MGNREDLMAGAIQCLKEKGWSRTTVRDIATAAGVSHAAIGYHFGSREALLLTAFSQAMDDWGREIQVEMRGAVDPDASPSEQYAASWRAMIDSYGRNRQLWIASIEAFVQSEHHPELRKQLAAAQREGRRGMAAGILGIDEDTLTEADERRIGAVATALNSGVMLQHMLDPENGPTAEEVVDGLLKLVSLVS; encoded by the coding sequence ATGGGCAATCGCGAGGACCTGATGGCGGGCGCCATCCAGTGTTTGAAGGAAAAAGGCTGGTCACGCACCACGGTGCGGGATATCGCGACGGCGGCGGGGGTCAGCCACGCGGCCATCGGCTACCACTTCGGCTCACGTGAAGCCCTGTTGCTGACGGCGTTCTCGCAGGCGATGGACGACTGGGGCAGGGAGATCCAGGTCGAGATGCGGGGCGCTGTCGACCCCGACGCCTCACCGTCCGAGCAGTACGCGGCGTCCTGGCGCGCGATGATCGACTCGTACGGGCGGAACCGGCAGCTGTGGATCGCCTCGATCGAGGCGTTCGTGCAGTCCGAGCATCACCCTGAGCTGCGGAAACAGCTCGCCGCCGCGCAGCGCGAGGGCCGCCGGGGGATGGCGGCGGGCATCCTCGGGATCGACGAGGACACCCTCACCGAGGCGGACGAACGCCGGATCGGCGCGGTCGCCACGGCTCTGAACTCGGGCGTGATGCTGCAGCACATGCTCGACCCGGAGAACGGTCCGACGGCCGAGGAGGTCGTGGACGGGCTGCTGAAGCTCGTCTCCCTGGTGTCATGA
- a CDS encoding UDP-glucose/GDP-mannose dehydrogenase family protein produces the protein MSAARIVVVGTGYVGLTTGACLAGLGHRVTCVDVDQAKVARLSAGRVDILEPGLSELVSRGLTSGRLEFVVGARDAVRDAEAVFLCVPTPMGAGGSADLRAVEAVTAEIGDVIPPGCALVTKSTVPVGTSKRIQAMLGRTDVPVVSNPEFLREGTAVEDFLGPDRIVVGSDDVAAARWVGELYADLAAPVVVADAASAELVKYAANCFLAMKLSYVNSIAELCERLGADIDLVTEGMGYDRRIGRSFLKPGPGWGGSCLPKDTSALVKVAESVQYDFTLLTSAIEENIAQRDRIVAKIAGAVGGTLAGSRIGVLGLAFKAGTNDLRDSPALAVASVLGALGAELTAYDPAVGGHIDGMTVVDDPYQVAKAADAVVVLTEWDEFKRLDWTYMAEQMDGDAVVDTRNLLDPHRILDAGLSWQGVGRPRAALRRKVAVS, from the coding sequence ATGAGCGCTGCTCGGATCGTGGTGGTGGGGACCGGTTACGTCGGATTGACCACGGGGGCCTGCCTGGCCGGCCTGGGGCATCGAGTCACTTGCGTCGATGTCGACCAGGCGAAGGTCGCAAGGCTTTCCGCCGGACGGGTGGACATCCTGGAGCCGGGATTGTCCGAGCTGGTGTCGAGGGGGCTGACCAGCGGAAGACTCGAGTTCGTGGTCGGCGCGCGCGACGCCGTTCGCGACGCGGAGGCCGTTTTCCTTTGTGTGCCAACGCCGATGGGTGCGGGCGGCTCGGCGGACCTGCGGGCCGTCGAGGCCGTGACCGCCGAGATCGGCGACGTCATCCCGCCGGGCTGCGCGCTCGTCACCAAATCGACCGTTCCGGTGGGGACGTCGAAGCGCATCCAGGCGATGCTCGGCCGCACCGACGTGCCGGTGGTGTCGAATCCGGAATTCCTGCGTGAGGGCACCGCGGTCGAGGACTTCCTCGGCCCCGACCGGATCGTCGTCGGTTCGGACGACGTCGCGGCCGCCCGCTGGGTCGGCGAGCTCTACGCCGACCTCGCCGCCCCGGTCGTCGTCGCCGACGCGGCCAGCGCGGAACTGGTGAAGTACGCGGCGAACTGCTTCCTCGCGATGAAACTGTCCTATGTGAACTCGATCGCCGAACTGTGCGAACGCCTCGGCGCCGACATCGACCTGGTCACCGAAGGTATGGGCTACGACCGGCGCATCGGCCGCTCGTTCCTCAAACCCGGCCCCGGCTGGGGCGGCTCGTGCCTGCCGAAGGACACCAGCGCGCTGGTGAAGGTCGCCGAGTCCGTGCAGTACGACTTCACGCTGCTCACCTCGGCGATCGAGGAGAACATCGCGCAGCGGGACCGGATCGTCGCGAAGATCGCCGGCGCGGTCGGCGGCACTCTGGCCGGTTCGCGGATCGGGGTCCTCGGGCTGGCGTTCAAAGCCGGGACGAACGACCTGCGCGACTCGCCCGCCCTCGCGGTCGCGTCCGTGCTGGGCGCGCTCGGCGCGGAACTGACCGCCTACGACCCCGCTGTCGGCGGGCATATCGACGGCATGACCGTGGTCGACGACCCGTACCAGGTCGCGAAGGCCGCCGACGCCGTCGTCGTGCTGACGGAATGGGACGAGTTCAAACGGCTCGACTGGACCTACATGGCCGAGCAGATGGACGGCGACGCGGTCGTCGACACGCGCAACCTTCTCGACCCGCACCGGATCCTGGACGCCGGCCTGTCGTGGCAGGGCGTCGGGCGGCCGCGGGCGGCGCTGCGGCGGAAGGTCGCCGTCTCCTGA
- a CDS encoding SDR family NAD(P)-dependent oxidoreductase — protein MQITDTAALVTGGASGLGGATAKALAAKGARVFALDLAGAIANAEQVENVTYVEADVTDPEQVRAAVATAAESGVPLRTVVNCAGIGPSARILSKKGPHDLALYAKVVQINLIGSFNVLTLASEAIAKTEPLADNARGVIINTASVAAFDGQIGQVAYSSSKGGIVGMTLPAARDLASHGIRVLTIAPGIVDTPMLATVSEEFRASLAEGVPFPKRLARPDEYAQLALSLIDHDYLNGEVIRMDGSLRMAPR, from the coding sequence ATGCAGATCACCGACACCGCGGCGCTCGTCACGGGTGGCGCGTCCGGGCTCGGCGGCGCGACCGCGAAGGCGCTCGCCGCGAAGGGTGCGCGGGTCTTCGCGCTGGACCTCGCCGGTGCCATCGCGAACGCCGAGCAGGTCGAGAACGTCACCTACGTCGAGGCCGATGTCACCGACCCGGAGCAGGTACGCGCCGCCGTCGCGACCGCGGCCGAGTCCGGGGTGCCGCTGCGGACCGTGGTGAACTGCGCCGGGATCGGGCCGTCCGCTCGGATCCTTTCGAAGAAGGGCCCGCACGACCTCGCCCTGTACGCGAAGGTCGTCCAGATCAACCTGATCGGCTCCTTCAACGTGCTGACGCTGGCCTCCGAGGCCATCGCCAAGACCGAGCCGCTGGCCGACAACGCGCGCGGCGTCATCATCAACACCGCGTCGGTCGCCGCCTTCGACGGCCAGATCGGGCAGGTCGCGTACTCGTCGTCCAAGGGCGGCATCGTCGGGATGACCCTGCCCGCCGCGCGCGACCTCGCGTCGCACGGGATCCGCGTGCTGACCATCGCGCCGGGCATCGTCGACACCCCGATGCTGGCGACGGTGAGCGAGGAGTTCCGTGCTTCGCTGGCCGAGGGTGTGCCGTTCCCGAAGCGGCTCGCGCGGCCGGACGAATACGCGCAGCTCGCGCTGTCGCTGATCGACCACGACTACCTGAACGGCGAGGTCATCCGGATGGACGGCTCGCTGCGCATGGCCCCTCGTTGA
- a CDS encoding PadR family transcriptional regulator, giving the protein MKRRKVGNLLALAILSTLNERPMHPYEMASVLKSRGKDRDMGIKWGSFYTVVGNLRKHGLIEAAESGRDGARPERTVYRITDAGRDEMLDWLRELLAGLAPEEPKFVAGLSVMGWLGPDEVIALFRTRLAALDEDIASTRAELARLIEEIPRLVLLETEYHLAIRVAEAEWVRSILGELTSGSMPGLAQWRALVAERGSTRS; this is encoded by the coding sequence GTGAAGCGGCGCAAGGTCGGGAATCTGCTGGCGCTGGCGATCCTGTCCACGCTGAACGAGCGCCCGATGCATCCGTACGAAATGGCGTCGGTGCTGAAGAGCCGCGGCAAGGACCGCGACATGGGGATCAAATGGGGTTCCTTCTACACGGTCGTCGGCAACCTGCGAAAACACGGCCTCATCGAGGCCGCCGAGAGCGGACGCGACGGCGCCCGCCCCGAGCGCACGGTGTACCGGATCACCGACGCCGGCCGTGACGAAATGCTCGACTGGCTGCGTGAGCTCCTCGCCGGGCTCGCGCCGGAGGAGCCGAAGTTCGTCGCCGGGCTGTCGGTGATGGGGTGGCTCGGCCCGGACGAGGTGATCGCCCTGTTCCGCACCCGCCTGGCGGCGCTGGACGAGGACATCGCCTCGACGCGAGCCGAGCTGGCCCGGCTGATCGAGGAGATTCCGCGCTTGGTACTGCTCGAAACCGAGTACCACCTGGCGATCCGGGTCGCCGAGGCCGAATGGGTCCGCTCGATCCTCGGGGAACTGACTTCCGGCTCGATGCCGGGGCTCGCGCAGTGGCGGGCCCTGGTGGCGGAAAGGGGGAGTACCCGCAGTTGA